In Fragaria vesca subsp. vesca linkage group LG5, FraVesHawaii_1.0, whole genome shotgun sequence, the genomic stretch CACAACAACTAGGTTAAATGCTATCTTCTTACAGAAGTCAAAATAACAGTAATACCCTTCAACTAGCTGTTAAATTACAATTTTCATTTAGACAACTACAACAACTAGGTTAAATGCTATCCACTTACAAAAGTCAAAATGACAATAATGACATTAACCTAGCTGCTAAATTACAGCATCCCACTTTTCACTCATCAAAAGTTCAAAACTTTCAATGAAAAGATAATTACTCTCTCTTAGTAAAATAAAGCAAAACATTCATCGCCAACAGCTTCAGGTTTGAGCGACGACAACAGTAAGACCATCGATTAGAAGGTTTTCAGACAGTAAAGTCTCAACTACGTACACTTTATGAGTTTATGACCAAAAAAGAATGAGTACTACAACGATGCTTGGTGGAACAATTGATATATGACGCTTGGCTAGTTGGGTTTAGGAATGCTCTCTTCCTATTTTCTTAAATACGCAAATGCATACTACGTACAAAGTTGGTTATATACAAAATTATCTAATTACCACTAAATACACCTTTGAGCTCACAATTACCATTAGCAATTGCTTTTCATTATTCTCATGAGGTCATTATCCACCCATTTTAACTAACAAGATATGTTAATGAGAGTAAATTACACAATTGTCATTTAAGCTTTTTTACAACATTGTCAAGGGTTTGTAGCATTACGCCATCTTTTTGGGTCGGTAGAATTACGATGGATGCAAACATGGTTGCTTACGTATCCTGAGTAAGTTACTAAGGGTCGGTAGTATTAAAAAAATCACAATATATACCTTATAAGCGCTATGCCAATTTTTTCAACCAAACAATGGTGATTAAAAAATGGCTGAGACATTGTTTAGAAAATCAGACATTGGTAGAATAAAAACTGTTGTACGATGAAAGCTATCGAACAATGGTTTTTTTTTGTCTCTGTTGTCTCATTCATTCAGACAATACTTACTTCCATGAAGGTTTACCATTGCATTGGTAAGAGTTTCACACAATGATTTATGTTTTACCGTTGTCTGATGTGCTCCTTCAGACACTGGTTTTTTACCTTTATGTTGTCTGAAGCTCAAGTTCATATAATGGTATGCATATCAGGGCTTGAGATACTTTACGTAAACCGCAAGCTGAGGTTGGCATGAGATTCAAACATATCTTTGCTTTTAACCTTGTCATGCTTGTAAAGCAAGGAAAATGTCATGAGAAGTATACTTCTCATTAGGATGAGGTGATGATAACAAATAACCAGCAGCGAGAGAAAAAAACCGTAGGCGGCGAAGCGAGATGGGATTTCAAGCAAACTTCGCTCTGATCTCGTTTGCAGGCTTAGATTGTCAGAGCTTATTTGGACTGTTGTTTCGTGGTTAGATATATATATATATATATATATATATATATCTCTCTCTCTCTGCGTTTTCCTCAAATCAATGTCTCTTTCCCTTTCTCACTCTGTAACCCCAGATCCCTCCTCGCCTTCCTTCTTCTCCAACAAATCCACAAAGATCTTCGTCACTCGTCGGACACCGTGGCCTAGTGAGCTCCATCGGCGTCAAAAAGCTTCGGGCTTAACCAACCTCGTCCTTCGCACCCACGTCAACCTTGATCCTCGATCTCACTTGCCAAACGATGTCGAGTCAGTCACAACGATGCCTCGTTGGTCACGGTTCGATTTCGGCCTCTGAGGTAAGTTAGGTTGATTTTTGGGGATTGAATCGGTTTTGTGCCTTTTTGATTGAGGAATTTGAGTAGTTTGATCTCGGTTGTTGAATTGAGGCAGTGATTGAATTATTGGAGTTTTGGGATTTTTGTCGCAGTTAGAGGAAGGTTTGAAACAAAGAGATTCTTCTTTGATAGGTTTGGTACGTGAAAGAAAGATAGTTTTGAAAATGAAAGAGGGGAATCAGGAGATGAGGTCGCGTAGATGGTGATAACATTGTGCGTTATGTGTACAATAAGGCCGACAGTAGCACGTTTTGTCGTTAGTGGCGCCGACAGTAGCACTTTATAGCACCTTCTTAAAAAATTGCATTGCAATAGCACTAACAGTAGCACCTTGTTCTTACTCGACAGTAGCACCTTCCAACTCGGCAGTAACATATTTTTCAATAGTAACAGTAGAATATGTAGCCAATCGTATTTTAGTAAAAACGTAGTGACATATAACATGTATGTATTAAGTTGTCCTGATTTGTTAATTTTTGCCTCTAAATGTATAAGATAATATTTTGATCATGTATTTATAAATTGAAATTTAGTTCGTAAATTTAGTTTGCTATTCTTTTTTCTATCTGTCTCCGTTATCTCAATTCATTCGAAAAAATAGTTATTTTCATCGCGACGATGGTTTTTGTTTTTAGCTTTATCTGATGTGCTCCTTCAGACATTGGTTTTACCTTGCCGTTGTCTGAAGCTCAAATTCATGCAATGTGAAATGTTTCACTTCTCAATTACATTTTCTGTCCTCCATTGTGCAAAAGATCAACACAAAGTGGCTGTAAACAAACACAAAATGGCTGCAACGGCTCCAAGACCACCCCCACCCCCACTCTCAAGCCTTCGATCTAGATCCAGACAGATCTAAATCTAGGCACAAAAGAAGGGGAAGAGGGTTTTGATCAGAGAGGGCCCTGTTTCTGTTTTTCTTCTGCGTTTAACTAGAGTTGCCCTTAGTAGTAGTGGTTTGCGTACATTGAGAGAAGGAAACTAAAAAAACTAACGTGACTGAACAATTCGTTTTGAAAGACCTAGAGAGATAGTACATGACACTGTTAGAATAGATTCAAAACATCCAGACAAGTTCAGGCTAGCAAACGCTTGATGCTCTTCTTCAGTTTCCGTGTCGACGCTTTCCTTATAAAATACGCAGGATCCGTATCTTCAACAATGCAGGTCAACACTACCTTTCTGAACGCCACCAATCCCGCACGAGATGGACTCACAGCAGTAATAGTGCCTCCCTGTACATGTGCAGGCAACCAACGATCAAGAAAGGCACAAACCCCGCCAGAATTTAAAAATATGACCCATCAAAATCACAACATAACAGTAACAATACTTACTGAAGCTGAACAGTAGATATCATCACAGCCCGTCAATTCTCTAATCCCCTGGAATTACAAATCATGTAATAAGAAGTGTTAGAGAAAAATTCATTGGAACAATCGTCTTTTCTTCTTAAACGTGGATCACTATTACGCACCTTAACAGAACGAGTGAGCCATTTCAGCCGTTTACAATACTGTTCCTGCATGTACACAACACCCAAATTAAGCGTCGCATTCCTCAAATGATTCTCCTCGCAATAAATGATATAAATTTTAATGAGTTTGATCAGTTTCCAGAAAAAGGTCTACATATATGTACTACACGCATGGAAGAAAATGTATACAAAGCCAACCTTCTTGATCCCATACATCGAGCAAAGCCCACCTTCTTGAAATCCTATCTCGATGAATTCATGCTGCTTGCCATTCAGTGCTAGATCTATTGCCTGAAAAACAAATGAACAAAAAGTAGAAAAATAAGTATCTGTTGCACGGATGTAAGGTAGATTACATTACATGCCGCGACAGCATGTAATGTCTATAAAACAAACTGAAGAGCTTTTCATTATGAATCATGTCTATATGCAATGAATTATATCTATATGCAAAGATCACTATTCATGCTGCGACAGCTATAAATTATTTAGGTGTTAACGGTTGGCCTCATAAGGGTAAGATAGATTGCATTCATTAGGAGAGAAGCACATTGCTTGTCAAATAAAATAACAACAGGAAGGATCAGCAATTTGTACCAGAGCTGGTGGGACATTGGTTGTTGTCAAAAGTTGCAAAAGATGCCTAGCCTTCTCAAAAGCATCCGGGTACTCTTTGCTTGCTTCAGTTGTCGATATAGTCAAGGTACGGTTAATCTGTATAACAATTTCATATTTGCATTAAACCCGCGCGTCTTTATAATTTAAAATATCATTGATCAAACTAAATGCATTTTCAAATTCAAACTCAACAAATGACAGAAACCTATCATAACTTACCAGATCCAGCGTGCAAGAAATGCCATATTTCTCTAAAGATGACTTCACCATTGCCAAAGCTCCTTCCATCCTTGTCGCTACAAACAGGAAAGCAAACCATACTTAAAACCGGAGAATCGAATAAATGCAAGTGGAATGCATGTATGTTTTCTTCATTTCAAACCAAATGCTTGTTTCCAAGCATACTGAGCAACCAACAAGAACAGAGATGAATGTACCTCGTCCTTCGAGAAAGGACAATGATAGGTGCATTTTATGCAACGTTCTTAATGTATTTCCGACCCTATTTAGTTATGTAATTCC encodes the following:
- the LOC101291340 gene encoding uncharacterized protein LOC101291340; the encoded protein is MEGALAMVKSSLEKYGISCTLDLINRTLTISTTEASKEYPDAFEKARHLLQLLTTTNVPPALAIDLALNGKQHEFIEIGFQEGGLCSMYGIKKEQYCKRLKWLTRSVKGIRELTGCDDIYCSASGGTITAVSPSRAGLVAFRKVVLTCIVEDTDPAYFIRKASTRKLKKSIKRLLA